One Curtobacterium sp. MCLR17_032 genomic window carries:
- a CDS encoding sensor histidine kinase gives MTDDRSRRRRLRFATEVLVLQLVVVVAVVVLTSAVFVRIEVTRLERAAEGTALAIAQSVAAQDDLRTEVTRLSVDGTDLDRAHLADGPVQQAALDAQRRTGALFVVVTDDRGIRLAHPDADRIGRMVSTSPDAALSGRESVSWARGTLGESARAKVPVYGTGADGTGVGRASRPDVVGEVSVGFARDRVYDTLVEDSVPVIGAGLVAVLLAVIASVLIRRRLVRLTLGVQPEELVTLVQNQRAVLGGVGEGVIATSPTGTVTVCNAEAARLLALTRPVGRALTDLDLPDALAAMLDRAAPTPASATVVAGPQVLLVDVRSVFRDGLDLGRVAVLRDRTDVEALSRRLDAVGSLTQALRAQRHEFANRLHAIAGLLDVGETTRARAYLADVQERGPLRYPVQHADRLTEPFLQAFLGAKGVEAAERGVLLRIGPETLVQGTITEPGDVTTVLGNLVDNAVTAALSGARSSPDQPQPWVEVEVLDEGTTLHLSVMDSGPGVPGDRDLFARRSPGPRAAGDDGSGEPGPGDPGQVHGLGIGLPLSREIARRNGGDVWLADHGGPGDGGADDTTHGAVFCARLGGAVG, from the coding sequence GTGACCGACGACCGTTCACGGCGCCGCAGGCTCCGCTTCGCCACCGAGGTACTGGTGCTGCAGCTCGTCGTGGTCGTCGCCGTCGTCGTCCTCACCAGCGCCGTGTTCGTCCGGATCGAGGTCACCAGGCTCGAACGAGCCGCCGAGGGGACCGCCCTCGCGATCGCCCAGAGCGTCGCCGCGCAGGACGACCTCCGCACCGAGGTCACACGCCTCAGCGTCGACGGGACCGACCTCGACCGCGCCCACCTCGCCGACGGTCCCGTGCAGCAGGCCGCCCTCGACGCACAGCGGCGGACCGGGGCACTGTTCGTGGTGGTGACCGACGACCGCGGGATCCGTCTGGCGCACCCGGACGCGGACCGCATCGGTCGGATGGTGAGCACCTCCCCCGACGCCGCACTCAGCGGACGCGAGAGCGTGTCGTGGGCGCGCGGCACCCTCGGCGAGTCCGCGCGGGCGAAGGTACCCGTCTACGGAACCGGTGCCGACGGGACGGGCGTGGGGCGGGCCTCCCGACCGGACGTGGTGGGCGAGGTCAGCGTCGGGTTCGCGCGGGACCGCGTGTACGACACCCTGGTCGAGGACAGCGTGCCCGTCATCGGTGCCGGGCTCGTGGCGGTGCTGCTGGCGGTGATCGCCTCCGTGCTCATCCGTCGGCGACTCGTCCGGTTGACGCTCGGCGTGCAGCCCGAGGAGCTCGTGACGCTCGTGCAGAACCAGCGGGCCGTCCTCGGCGGGGTCGGCGAGGGCGTCATCGCGACCAGCCCCACCGGCACCGTGACCGTCTGCAACGCCGAGGCCGCACGGTTGCTCGCGCTGACCCGACCGGTCGGACGGGCGCTCACCGACCTGGACCTGCCCGACGCCCTGGCCGCCATGCTGGACCGTGCCGCGCCGACCCCGGCGAGCGCCACCGTCGTCGCCGGCCCGCAGGTGCTGCTCGTCGACGTGCGGAGCGTGTTCCGCGACGGCCTCGACCTCGGCCGTGTCGCCGTGCTGCGGGACCGGACCGACGTGGAGGCCCTCAGCCGACGACTCGACGCCGTCGGTTCGCTGACCCAGGCGCTCCGGGCCCAGCGGCACGAGTTCGCCAACCGGTTGCATGCGATCGCCGGACTGCTCGACGTCGGGGAGACCACGCGGGCCCGCGCCTACCTGGCGGACGTGCAGGAGCGGGGGCCGTTGCGGTACCCGGTGCAGCACGCCGACCGGTTGACCGAGCCGTTCCTGCAGGCGTTCCTCGGGGCGAAGGGCGTCGAGGCGGCCGAGCGCGGGGTACTGCTGCGGATCGGACCGGAGACGCTGGTGCAGGGGACGATCACCGAGCCGGGGGACGTGACGACGGTGCTCGGGAACCTGGTGGACAACGCGGTGACGGCGGCCCTGTCCGGGGCTCGGTCGTCGCCGGACCAGCCGCAGCCGTGGGTGGAGGTCGAGGTGCTCGACGAGGGCACGACGCTGCACCTGTCGGTGATGGACTCCGGGCCGGGCGTCCCCGGGGACCGGGACCTGTTCGCCCGCCGCTCCCCCGGGCCACGTGCTGCCGGCGACGACGGGTCCGGAGAGCCCGGTCCGGGCGACCCCGGGCAGGTGCACGGGCTCGGCATCGGCCTGCCGCTGTCGCGGGAGATCGCCCGGCGGAACGGTGGGGACGTGTGGCTCGCCGACCACGGTGGGCCGGGCGACGGCGGCGCGGACGACACGACGCACGGCGCGGTGTTCTGCGCACGACTCGGAGGAGCGGTGGGATGA
- a CDS encoding response regulator: MTDLIVLVVDDDFHVADLHRRQVDQVPGFRALDPVGTVALARQVLATTPVDLVLVDVYLPDGSGLDLLRAVDTDAFVLSAASDSGTVRRAMRHGALAYLIKPFDSGVLAERLRAYARSRNVLDERATLDQEAVERAFRILHAGDSGGASPSRAATAALVLEQLSGSEERSAAEVAAAIGVSRATAQRYLAQLAADGSATMQLRYGAAGRPEHRYTRR; encoded by the coding sequence ATGACGGACCTGATCGTGCTGGTGGTCGACGACGACTTCCACGTCGCGGACCTGCACCGACGGCAGGTCGACCAGGTGCCCGGGTTCCGGGCGCTCGACCCCGTCGGCACCGTGGCGCTCGCCCGCCAGGTGCTGGCGACGACCCCGGTCGACCTGGTGCTCGTCGACGTCTACCTGCCGGACGGCAGCGGCCTCGACCTGCTCCGCGCGGTCGACACCGACGCGTTCGTGCTGAGTGCCGCCTCCGACTCGGGGACCGTGCGGCGGGCGATGCGGCACGGTGCCCTGGCGTACCTGATCAAGCCCTTCGACTCGGGGGTGCTCGCCGAGCGGCTGCGGGCGTACGCGCGCTCCCGGAACGTGCTCGACGAACGGGCGACGCTCGACCAGGAGGCCGTCGAGCGGGCGTTCCGGATCCTGCACGCCGGGGACAGCGGTGGCGCTTCCCCCTCGCGCGCGGCCACGGCGGCGCTGGTGCTCGAGCAGCTGTCGGGGTCCGAGGAGCGCTCGGCGGCCGAGGTCGCGGCGGCGATCGGGGTCTCGCGGGCGACGGCGCAGCGCTACCTGGCGCAGCTCGCGGCCGACGGGTCCGCGACCATGCAGCTGCGCTACGGCGCGGCGGGGCGGCCGGAGCACCGGTACACGCGGCGCTGA
- a CDS encoding sigma-70 family RNA polymerase sigma factor: MDEDTEADAALTRRLANGDRAALADAFDRFAPTLTRYAWALAGSKQDVEELVQDTFLTLWQKSGELDLATSALLPWLLVVCRNHARNQSRRLAKGAADELPEDLPAPPDADEARERLRWVRDEIATLPPTDQRICELCLLEGHSYAEAAQMLGLSVGAVTQRVSRSRARLKKAVMHDEH; the protein is encoded by the coding sequence GTGGACGAGGACACCGAAGCCGACGCAGCACTGACTCGTCGGCTCGCGAACGGGGACCGCGCGGCGCTGGCCGACGCGTTCGACCGGTTCGCGCCGACACTGACCCGGTACGCGTGGGCGCTGGCCGGCAGCAAGCAGGACGTCGAAGAGCTCGTGCAGGACACGTTCCTGACGCTCTGGCAGAAGTCCGGCGAGCTCGACCTCGCCACCAGCGCCCTGCTGCCGTGGCTGCTCGTGGTGTGCCGGAACCACGCCCGCAACCAGTCCCGGCGGCTGGCGAAGGGCGCGGCCGACGAACTCCCCGAGGACCTGCCCGCACCGCCCGACGCCGACGAGGCCCGCGAGCGTCTGCGCTGGGTCCGCGACGAGATCGCGACCCTGCCCCCGACGGACCAGCGCATCTGCGAGCTCTGCCTGCTCGAAGGGCACTCGTACGCGGAAGCCGCACAGATGCTCGGCCTCAGTGTCGGGGCGGTCACCCAGCGGGTCTCCCGCTCGCGCGCACGACTGAAGAAGGCGGTGATGCACGATGAACACTGA
- a CDS encoding LCP family protein — protein sequence MPADDHETSPAPAGGPVRHGRQRRRRLVLPTIGGVLAMALVLTGGYAAWSYEQLDSSLTKVHITRSAPSGAPSGGAVADTDGKAQNILLVGDDHRPADATPQELDELGTQLDDGATNTDTMIVLHIPAGGGSATMISFPRDSWVPIPGHGTFKLNSAYSDGAAHGGGDAGGMGLLIQTIENISGLTIDHFVRVSLLGFYQLVKALGPITVCLNHPAHDPNSDVDLPAGTSTLNASQALSFVRQRDGLPRGDLDREVRQQYFLSQEAREALSARTLLNPVKVADLLHGVGDAVQIDDTLSIPDLVSTFSDIDLSAIRSATIPTSGTPTIDGYSTVAVDFAALPAFFQDIVGPPAAYVAARAAAPSAVHVAVLNGAQTPGAAGTASAALTAKGFVVGAPGDTTTTGTTVVEYPAGSEAQAKAVVAVVPGALAVESATVSGVTLVLGTDGHTVAAAAAPGATSTAPSPAARSHAAAPAPAPAKPVGNAYGAQGTCIN from the coding sequence ATGCCCGCAGACGACCACGAGACGTCCCCCGCCCCCGCCGGCGGTCCGGTCCGGCACGGCCGCCAGCGCCGCCGGAGACTCGTCCTGCCGACGATCGGTGGCGTGCTCGCGATGGCGCTCGTCCTGACCGGCGGCTACGCGGCATGGTCCTACGAGCAGCTCGACTCGAGTCTCACCAAGGTCCACATCACCCGTTCGGCACCCTCCGGAGCGCCGAGCGGGGGCGCGGTCGCCGACACCGACGGGAAGGCGCAGAACATCCTCCTGGTCGGGGACGACCACCGTCCGGCCGACGCGACACCGCAGGAGCTCGACGAGCTGGGCACCCAGCTCGACGACGGTGCGACCAACACCGACACAATGATCGTGCTGCACATCCCCGCCGGCGGCGGCAGCGCCACGATGATCTCGTTCCCGCGCGACTCGTGGGTGCCGATCCCCGGGCACGGCACCTTCAAGCTCAACAGCGCCTACTCAGACGGTGCGGCGCACGGCGGTGGTGACGCGGGCGGCATGGGCCTGCTCATCCAGACCATCGAGAACATCAGCGGCCTCACCATCGACCACTTCGTGCGGGTGTCGCTCCTCGGCTTCTACCAGCTCGTCAAGGCGCTGGGGCCGATCACCGTCTGCCTCAACCACCCCGCCCACGACCCGAACTCGGACGTCGACCTACCCGCCGGCACGTCGACGCTGAACGCCTCCCAGGCGCTGTCCTTCGTCCGCCAACGCGACGGGCTGCCGCGCGGCGACCTGGACCGTGAGGTCCGACAGCAGTACTTCCTCTCCCAGGAGGCGCGGGAGGCCCTGTCCGCGCGCACACTCCTCAACCCGGTGAAGGTCGCGGACCTGCTGCACGGCGTCGGTGACGCGGTGCAGATCGACGACACCCTGAGCATCCCTGACCTGGTCTCGACCTTCAGCGACATCGACCTGTCCGCGATCCGGTCGGCCACGATCCCCACCTCCGGCACGCCGACCATCGACGGGTACTCCACCGTGGCCGTCGACTTCGCCGCCCTGCCCGCCTTCTTCCAGGACATCGTCGGCCCGCCCGCCGCGTACGTCGCCGCGCGGGCCGCCGCCCCCTCGGCCGTGCACGTCGCCGTCCTGAACGGTGCACAGACGCCCGGCGCTGCCGGGACGGCGTCGGCAGCCCTGACGGCGAAGGGCTTCGTCGTCGGAGCACCGGGCGACACCACGACGACCGGTACGACCGTCGTCGAGTACCCCGCGGGGTCGGAGGCGCAGGCGAAGGCGGTCGTCGCAGTCGTCCCCGGAGCGCTGGCGGTCGAGTCCGCAACGGTCAGCGGTGTGACACTCGTGCTCGGTACCGACGGCCACACGGTGGCGGCGGCAGCGGCTCCCGGTGCGACGAGCACCGCGCCGTCCCCCGCGGCGAGGAGCCACGCAGCCGCACCGGCACCGGCACCCGCGAAGCCCGTCGGCAACGCCTACGGCGCGCAGGGCACCTGCATCAACTGA